Proteins found in one Plasmodium gaboni strain SY75 chromosome 13, whole genome shotgun sequence genomic segment:
- a CDS encoding ubiquitin-activating enzyme — MNILCIYIYSFIACLLLCHINQVFTLKVLNYNNVNFHKNNSFSIPLYNNLFPQEKKKKKKKNVLLHIYKPRGGVFNERSNNSDAHVKLNKINKNITRRIANIQNVLRKEEKKERHIINDKKESNNEESINKREKNIIKKENVDNLLYEGDDKEEDVFNSNVNILENEKKYSRQIYTHGYNEEKKIRGSKILIIGLDGISCEICKNLSLCGVREIGIYDNNLLTYEDIDNLYLCNKKLVNEQIKSISCVDNMQILNDSCKIKAITTNLYDDMLNYDIVVSVNQKKNFNIKLNNYCRKNKKKFICVNTCGLFGRAFIDYGDFSYTNNIDTNTTYDNIHNNNDNNINNNNNNNNSDVYQINKVEFLNNNVIVLSYLPFYNIQLNEGDNVILHLNNNAGKNFQLNNFIIDRICRKNHKIYLSISINKFNNSIFKIFNHFFFLPSFFTNWLFPFFFNSFLYTFTLNLLSYIFKFNKKKFLYNYYSHFYYVKNFVQENKLNYSIRLIKLPEQFRLKYLSLEEYMEKQKKKKKKYGYILYRYIIKNKLKLIKEKMRFLIIYIYRKLYGLRKKKYEYKDMDDLKDDLKDELKDEEICFMIYDEIMKDKKNKELSDDDIKKFTYLCKKEKKDISNEIINQFCSCAHIELSPFSFFWGALLSQQILKGITHKFKPIHQMFYYDRRDLFPFSNISKMYYGKHMHEKNFFGKEYHDFLKKLNILLIGSGALGCEFLKLLAISGVSSNMDNKKENQIYNHNNNNNKSEDFKNIKNDDKLDNTSNLLYTNKNNTNTSIPMNIIPEKNHGVLQNKKNNIPGCVQVVDYDYIEESNLSRQFLFRTKDINKLKCEIACENIKMINEDINCDFLKMKVDETIFDNKDLLLKGYSIFRNKNNKIDQKEEQKQQQQKKNILYIQENPLICILCLDNLKSRILMDKFCLLNSIPLIESGIEGLKASSQIVYPFCSETYSSDSNNTSSSNLYDDEKSNSCTITSFPRNHKHIIEFAKSVYNNMFYENVIKMNTFINDPLYYLGELCKYENISDTNNLLHFFKLTKLFFHNNLHSNIEILWNNIFVENILNLLKNSKEEEIVQYFDSLNKLPEPIYFNHNNKYHINFFKYAMKNYKKVFKKIMKIKKEMIQDIYYYKKEDILNLIEKSDPSISFENIITTLIEKNNIHMDVRKIFYFLDVIKKNANMHVYELLKKELLELFNNPVFLLSLKYVHNKKLARNIMNDNTRSDTTLNSKSDMDLGDTITKMDINIINRDETIQMNNPPKKNIINNNIIKNNSNNNNNNNKSNDVDVDLFCPLIYNLQNNKDDINFIYSVSNIRCENYHFKKLNIFDFLRISNNIIPSIVTIVSMISSLAFLEMYKVVFFLLNKNKKLKDDISTSYKQKCNNDEESLSKGLFTKKNDHKNELKKIDSPETLNDNINSHTNSSSNNMMNVEVLPYKGLNIYIYNNQIIVRKNDKKNLFYFFNVNYEELKEKLKVMYNQYVNLENDFITLSELKGVDTWTYDNPIFVKKNIFFSIWNYLYIDILCKNKKLATQTCKPGCSMKNSIHLLDNNNNNNNNNNNNNNFNYNYYYNYNFYDILSEEKQNNMKIYVNKINEDIDYILNLFKNYQINKTSNKEESYNVLVSMLNKICDEYIDVIINNIDSLSSHLNNKNINIKENIKTFDDTLQFMSHMRRILCDIKDKIKRINTNNINVNVKNIESNKNNSDNIKKCNNKDQREPYISNILFMLDNIKKEIENVKKNILVYIDKNNLDVNTYTNNITLKELVESIEILFNVNIETVCAHDKIIYSKFAIPSFKFYNNKYLYDILFDLFKKDKKYEGEEFPRTFILSIFANDKLTNEEVALPDVQVNIHYHADD; from the coding sequence atGAATATTTTGTGCATCTACATTTACTCCTTCATTGCTTGTCTTTTATTATGTCATATAAATCAGGTATTTACACTTAAAGTgttaaattataataacgTTAActttcataaaaataattctttcTCCATCCCtttatataacaatttatttccacaagaaaaaaaaaaaaaaaaaaaaaagaacgttttattacatatatataaaccAAGGGGAGGTGTATTTAATGAGCGTTCCAATAATTCTGATGCACATGTTAAGTTAAATAAAatcaataaaaatataacacGAAGAATTGCGAATATTCAAAATGTATTAagaaaagaagaaaaaaaagaaagacatattataaatgataaGAAAGAATCAAATAATGAAGAGTCTATAAATAAgagagaaaaaaatataattaaaaaagaaaatgttGATAATTTGTTGTATGAAGGAGATGATAAAGAGGAAGATGTATTTAATTCAAATGTGAATATTttagaaaatgaaaaaaaatatagtagacaaatatatacacatgGATATAATGAAGAGAAGAAAATTAGAGGAAGTAAAATTCTTATAATTGGATTAGATGGAATTAGTTGTgaaatatgtaaaaatttAAGTTTATGTGGTGTTAGAGAGATAGGtatttatgataataatttgttaACCTACGAAGATATTGATAACCtttatttatgtaataaaaaattagtaaatgaacaaataaaaagtatatCTTGTGTAGATAATATGCAGATATTAAATGATAGTTGTAAAATAAAAGCTATAACTacaaatttatatgatgaTATGTTAAATTATGATATTGTCGTATCTgtaaatcaaaaaaaaaattttaatataaaattaaataattattgtcgaaaaaataaaaaaaagtttatATGTGTTAATACATGTGGTTTGTTTGGTAGGGCATTTATTGATTATGGTGACTTTAgttatacaaataatattgatacTAATACTacatatgataatattcataataataatgataataatattaataataataataataataataatagtgatGTATACCAAATTAATAAAGTGGAATTTCTCAATAATAATGTCATTGTGTTATCATATTTAcctttttataatattcaatTAAATGAAGGTGATAATGTAATTTTACACTTAAATAATAACGCAGGAAAAAATTTCcaattaaataattttattattgaTCGTATATGTAGAAaaaatcataaaatatatttatccatttcaataaataaatttaataattcaatttttaaaatatttaatcattttttttttcttccaTCATTCTTTACTAATTGgttatttccttttttcttcaattcttttttatacacatttactttgaatttattatcatatatattcaaatttaataaaaaaaaattcttatataattattattcacatttttattatgttaaaaattttgttcaggaaaataaattaaattattcCATCAGATTGATAAAATTACCTGAACAGTTCAGgttaaaatatttaagTTTAGAGGAATATATggaaaaacaaaaaaaaaaaaaaaaaaaatatggctatatattatatagatatataataaagaataaattaaaattaataaaagaaaaaatgagatttttaataatatatatatatagaaaattatatggATTAAGGAAAAAAAAGTATGAATATAAAGATATGGATGACTTAAAAGATGACTTAAAAGATGAATTAAAAGATGAAGAAATATGTTTTATGATTTATGATGAAATAATGAAAGATAAGAAGAATAAAGAATTATCagatgatgatataaagaaatttacatatttatgtaagaaagaaaagaaagatataagtaatgaaataataaatcaatTTTGTTCGTGTGCTCATATTGAATTATCTcctttttcatttttctGGGGTGCCTTATTATCACAACAAATATTGAAAGGCATAACACATAAATTTAAACCTATACATCAGatgttttattatgataGGAGAGatttatttcctttttctaatatatcaaaaatgTATTATGGAAAGCATATGCATgaaaagaatttttttgGTAAAGAATATCATGatttcttaaaaaaattaaatattttattgatTGGATCAGGTGCCTTGGGTTGTGAATTTTTAAAACTCTTGGCAATATCAGGTGTTTCATCAAATATGGacaataaaaaagaaaatcaaatatataatcataataataataataataaaagtgaagattttaaaaatataaagaatgATGACAAATTAGATAATACTTCcaatttattatatacaaacaaaaataatacaaatacATCTATTCCTATGAATATTATTCCAGAAAAAAATCATGGTGtattacaaaataaaaagaacAATATACCAGGTTGTGTTCAGGTTGTTGATTATGATTACATTGAAGAATCTAATTTGTCTAGacaatttttatttagaactaaagatattaataaattaaaatgtgAGATAGCTTGTGAAAATatcaaaatgataaatgaagatataaattgtgactttttaaaaatgaaagtTGATGAAACtatttttgataataaagATTTGTTATTAAAAGGATACTCTATTtttagaaataaaaataataagatagatcaaaaagaagaacaaaaacaacaacaacaaaaaaaaaatatattatatatacaagAGAATCCTcttatatgtattttatgTCTAGACAATTTAAAAAGTCGTATATTAATGGAtaaattttgtttattaaaTTCAATACCACTAATAGAATCTGGAATCGAAGGATTGAAAGCAAGTAGCCAAATTGTGTATCCTTTTTGTAGTGAAACATATTCTAGTGATAGTAATAATACATCATCTAgtaatttatatgatgatgaaaagAGTAATTCATGCACGATAACATCGTTTCCAAGAAATcataaacatataattgAATTTGCTAAGAgtgtatataataatatgttttatgaaaatgttataaaaatgaatacatttataaatgatcctttatattatctaggagaattatgtaaatatgaaaatatttcagatactaataatttattacatttttttaaactaaccaaattattttttcataataatttacatagtaatatagaaatattatggaataatatttttgttgagaatattttaaacttattaaaaaatagtaaggaagaagaaatagtacaatattttgatagtttaaataaattacCTGAAccaatatattttaatcataataataaatatcatattaatttttttaaatatgcaatgaagaattataagaaggtttttaaaaaaattatgaaaattaaaaaagagATGATCcaagatatatattattataaaaaagaagatataCTTAATCTTATAGAAAAAAGTGATCCATCTATATcatttgaaaatattataacaaCATTGATtgagaaaaataatatacatatggATGTGagaaaaattttttattttctggatgtaatcaaaaaaaatgcAAATATGCATgtatatgaattattaaaaaaagaattacTTGAATTATTTAACAACCCTGTCTTTTTGTTAtcattaaaatatgtacataataaaaagttGGCTCGAAATATAATGAATGACAACACAAGGTCAGATACTACATTGAATTCAAAAAGTGATATGGATCTTGGTGATACTATAACAAAGATGgatattaatattattaatagGGATGAAACAATACAAATGAATAACCCCCCCAAAAAAAACATCATCAACAATAACATCATCAAAAATAACAgcaacaacaacaataataataataaaagtaatgATGTTGATGTGGATCTATTTTGTCCACTTATTTACAATTTGCAGAATAATAAGGATGacataaattttatttatagtGTAAGCAACATAAGATGTGAAAATTATCATTTCaagaaattaaatatatttgacTTTTTAAGGATAAGCAATAATATCATTCCATCTATTGTTACTATCGTTTCTATGATATCATCTTTGGCCTTCTTAGAAATGTATAAGGTAGTATTTTTCTTacttaataaaaataaaaaattgaaaGATGATATATCTACATcatataaacaaaaatgtaataatgATGAGGAAAGCTTATCAAAGGGTTTGttcacaaaaaaaaatgatcataaaaatgaattaaaaaaaatagattCACCTGAAACATTAAATGACAATATTAATAGTCATACTAATAGTAGCagtaataatatgatgaaCGTAGAAGTATTACCATATAAAGgattaaatatatatatatataacaacCAAATAATTGTGAGAAAAAAtgataagaaaaatttattttatttttttaatgttaattatgaagaattaaaagaaaaattaaaagtaATGTATAATCAATATGTAAATTTAGAAAATGATTTTATAACACTATCGGAATTAAAAGGTGTAGATACATGGACATATGACAATCCTATATTtgtaaagaaaaatatttttttttctatctggaattatttatatatagatatactatgtaaaaataaaaagttGGCAACACAAACGTGTAAACCAGGATGTTCTATGAAAAATTCTATACATCTTctagataataataataataataataataataataataataataataattttaattataattattattataattataatttttatgatattttatcagaagaaaaacaaaataatatgaagatatatgtaaataaaataaatgaagacattgattatatattgaatttatttaaaaattatcaaaTCAATAAAACGTCTAATAAGGAAGAATCATATAATGTACTTGTTAGTAtgttaaataaaatttgtgatgaatatattgatgtaatcataaataatattgacTCACTATCTTctcatttaaataataaaaatataaatattaaagaaaatataaaaacatttgATGACACACTTCAATTTATGTCACATATGAGGAGAATCTTGTGtgatataaaagataaaataaaacgTATAAAcacaaataatataaatgtaaatgtaaaaaatattgaaagtaataaaaataatagtgataatataaaaaaatgtaataataagGATCAAAGAGAACCATATATTAGTAATATCCTGTTCATGTtagataatattaaaaaagaaatcGAAAAcgtaaaaaaaaatattcttgtatatattgataaaaataatttagatgttaatacatatacaaataatattacattaAAAGAATTAGTAGAATCTATTGAAATTCTTTTTAATGTAAATATTGAAACAGTTTGTGCACATgacaaaattatttattctaAGTTTGCTATTCcttcatttaaattttataacaataaatatttatatgatattctttttgatttatttaaGAAAGATAAAAAGTATGAAGGAGAGGAATTCCCTCGAACGTTTATTCTAAGCATATTTGCAAACGATAAGTTGACAAATGAGGAGGTGGCTCTTCCTGATGTGCAGGTTAATATTCATTATCACGCGGATGACTga
- a CDS encoding transmembrane protein Tmp21-like protein, which translates to MNKIIWLCLVLIFEIIGYNGLEVYIKMKGKKLKCIKERINKDTLVISKFKTNHKNALVSIYIYDVDVNEKNFHTQPKLPIFETVNKHDIKTAFTTFYSSSYSFCAYNNSDKLIEVYFEIKYGTEARDYAQVAKTEHLNQGTLYLKQILDQMNIFHVNLKRIRSDEEKEKHAHDKLNDTLLWFSFINIIIIVIAAIVQDFYFKKFFTSKKII; encoded by the coding sequence atgaataaaataatttggTTGTGCCTTGTTCTAATATTTGAAATAATAGGATATAATGGTTTAgaagtatatataaaaatgaaaggaaagaaattaaaatgtataaaagaaagaataaataaagatacATTAGTTATTAGTAAATTCAAAACAAATCATAAAAATGCACTAgtatctatatatatttatgatgTTGATGtgaatgaaaaaaatttccATACACAACCTAAATTACCTATATTTGAAACTGTAAATAAACATGATATAAAAACAGCATTTACAACATTCTATTCATCATCATATTCTTTTTGTGCTTACAATAATTCAGATAAACTTATAGAAGTTTATTTTGAAATCAAATATGGAACTGAAGCTAGAGATTATGCACAGGTAGCTAAAACTGAACATTTAAATCAAGGtactttatatttaaaacaaatattagatcaaatgaatattttcCATGTTAATCTTAAAAGAATAAGATCagatgaagaaaaagaaaaacatGCTCATGATAAATTGAATGATACTTTATTGTGGTTctcttttattaatattattattattgtcatAGCTGCCATTGTTCAGGACttttatttcaaaaaatttttCACCTCAAAAAAgattatatga
- a CDS encoding hypothetical protein (conserved Plasmodium protein, unknown function), which produces MNLINKGFTCNIFYQKWLLRKCKYRGIASYKNIEESLNNIKEKKNHVNILSLVISNNNLCYCLLKNQIIKKIGLINIKKDIYSYEENDFIKNKGDYTFPTHQRIEDKQKKQTTKVAMTNKLEAHKTNLRYNCEKEENPLSFNIKEILTMLNFIKLYSNDTANRTNEQDKNNNLQCGDKNNNLQCDDKNNNLQCGDKNNNLQCDDKYNNLQCDDKNHNFFHISKCSIKNENYLPEQIRQNMNNTEKKTYNEKTDKNEEWVIGIEKVNDKYEKNKLKEKILSIIVYFLQSIFNCKILFFCPKEARNHFSKKCNYELNSREETYKYIKNKIKNFPCIQNDDNNINCLFSDSYVISFYTYRYYMYEQVKNNRTIFKYLEKQVRKNKNFHYILQTLQKTKNKKNKGELTDLLKDKINKIIDIETYKLVDKFLF; this is translated from the coding sequence atgaacTTGATAAATAAAGGTTTCAcatgtaatattttttatcaaaaatGGTTACTTAGAAAATGTAAATACAGGGGAATTGCTagttataaaaatatagaagaatcgttaaataatattaaagaaaaaaaaaatcatgTCAATATTTTAAGCTTAGTCataagtaataataatcttTGTTACTGCTTATTAAAAAATCaaattatcaaaaaaatagGATTAATCAATATTAAAAAGgatatatattcttatgaagaaaatgattttataaaaaataaaggaGATTACACATTCCCCACACACCAACGAATTGAAGATAAACAAAAGAAACAAACTACAAAAGTGGCGATGACCAATAAATTAGAGGCGCATAAAACAAATTTAAGATATAATTGTGAAAAGGAAGAAAATCCTTTAAGTTTTAATATCAAGGAAATATTAACAATGTTAAATTTTATCAAACTGTATTCAAATGATACAGCAAATAGGACAAATGAACaggataaaaataataatttacaATGTGgtgataaaaataataatttacaatgtgatgataaaaataataatttacaATGTGgtgataaaaataataatttacagtgtgatgataaatataataatttacagtgtgatgataaaaatcataatttttttcatatttcaaaatgtagtataaaaaatgaaaattatttgCCTGAACAAATCAGGCAGAATATGAACAatacagaaaaaaaaacatataatgaaaaaacTGATAAAAACGAAGAATGGGTAATAGGAATAGAAAAAGTAAATGACAAAtatgaaaagaataaattaaaagagaaaatattatcaataattgtatattttttacaatcgatatttaattgtaagatattatttttttgtcCTAAAGAAGCTCGTAATCATTTTAGTAAGAAATGTAATTATGAATTAAATAGTAGAGAAGAgacatataaatatataaagaataaaataaaaaatttcCCTTGTATTcaaaatgatgataataatataaattgtTTATTTAGCGACTCTTATgttatatcattttatacttatagatattatatgtatgaaCAAGTAAAAAACAACAGAacaatttttaaatatttagaaaagcaggtaagaaaaaataaaaattttcattaCATTTTACAAACCTTacaaaaaacaaaaaataaaaaaaacaagGGTGAACTAACAGATTTGTTGAAGgataaaattaataaaattattgaTATAGAAACATATAAGTTGGTTGAtaaatttttgttttaa